The following are from one region of the Flavimobilis soli genome:
- a CDS encoding LysM peptidoglycan-binding domain-containing protein, with translation MVSAPDSRMPRQAGTRPSARSTPRTFLLALLTTVALATAVALGAGALPLAREASTRLDAAVGAFALAAGACAAAWTTAWLALTLGCVVAAQVGGRSRRLERVTLRIAPAVARRFVAAAIGATLAVGAIPAHAQEVTPVADVGWQVSAAVPGAQTADATEAARAAIALPGPAAEPSETETETATSRSRAGTSASAAPQRAGATLATTRTLTGAQSSKTAPAPTSTAPQRPSRASASDAAPATKKPQRAAKTPSQPRQTVTVRAGDTLWALASQALGPRATDAQIAHEWPRWHDANRALLGDDPHLIRPGDTLTVPAPTTTHPTTDAARG, from the coding sequence GTGGTGTCAGCACCCGACAGTCGAATGCCGCGGCAAGCGGGGACGCGCCCTTCCGCGCGTTCCACGCCCCGCACCTTCCTCCTCGCCCTCCTCACGACCGTCGCTCTCGCGACCGCCGTCGCGCTCGGCGCTGGTGCCCTGCCGCTCGCCCGCGAGGCTTCGACCCGCCTCGACGCGGCAGTCGGGGCATTCGCTCTCGCGGCCGGGGCGTGCGCCGCGGCTTGGACGACGGCGTGGCTCGCCCTCACCCTCGGCTGCGTCGTCGCGGCGCAGGTCGGCGGACGCTCCCGTCGCCTCGAGCGGGTGACCCTGCGGATCGCGCCCGCCGTCGCGCGGCGCTTCGTCGCCGCGGCGATCGGAGCGACGCTCGCGGTCGGTGCGATCCCCGCCCACGCGCAGGAGGTGACGCCCGTCGCCGACGTCGGCTGGCAGGTGAGCGCCGCCGTGCCCGGCGCCCAGACGGCCGACGCCACCGAGGCGGCCCGGGCCGCGATCGCCCTTCCCGGGCCCGCGGCCGAGCCGTCCGAGACCGAAACCGAGACGGCGACGTCCCGCTCGCGCGCGGGGACGTCCGCATCGGCGGCCCCGCAGCGAGCCGGCGCAACCCTTGCGACGACACGCACGCTCACCGGTGCGCAAAGCTCAAAGACCGCTCCTGCACCGACCTCGACCGCACCGCAGCGCCCATCCCGCGCGTCGGCCTCGGACGCGGCCCCGGCGACGAAGAAGCCGCAGAGGGCCGCGAAGACGCCGTCCCAGCCCCGGCAGACCGTCACCGTGCGCGCCGGCGACACTCTCTGGGCGCTCGCCTCCCAGGCTCTCGGACCACGAGCGACCGACGCCCAGATCGCCCACGAGTGGCCGCGGTGGCACGACGCCAACCGCGCCCTCCTCGGTGACGACCCCCACCTCATCCGACCGGGCGACACCCTGACCGTCCCGGCACCGACCACCACCCACCCCACGACCGACGCCGCGCGCGGCTGA
- a CDS encoding Rv3235 family protein → MTVTTTSHPRTAPASRSHGPHRERTSRPVRSTAQAAATSRAARTLPAPPAGAAGAAGVGQVGQGSANPRGATTPLRALAPSRADERRPGIPVPGRTAAPTDPTALCCSITQAAVESLRGVRPVSQLVQWLAPEVYEALLNRSRITLAAGPRSTRPARIRRARVHRVSERAAEATVVVEDLDRVRAAALRLEHHRGAWRVVAFVLG, encoded by the coding sequence ATGACCGTCACGACCACATCCCACCCGCGCACCGCCCCGGCGTCCCGCTCGCACGGTCCGCACCGCGAGCGCACGAGCCGCCCCGTCCGCAGCACGGCTCAGGCAGCAGCGACCAGCAGGGCCGCACGCACCCTCCCCGCCCCTCCGGCTGGCGCGGCCGGCGCGGCCGGCGTCGGCCAGGTCGGCCAGGGTTCTGCCAACCCGCGCGGCGCCACGACGCCGCTCAGGGCGCTCGCTCCCTCGCGCGCGGACGAGCGTCGCCCTGGCATCCCCGTGCCCGGCCGCACCGCTGCGCCCACGGACCCGACTGCGCTGTGCTGCTCGATCACCCAGGCGGCCGTCGAGTCGCTGCGGGGCGTCCGGCCCGTGTCCCAGCTCGTGCAGTGGCTCGCGCCCGAGGTCTACGAGGCGCTGCTCAACCGCAGCCGGATCACGCTCGCCGCCGGGCCACGGTCCACCCGCCCCGCACGGATCCGCCGAGCTCGCGTGCACCGCGTCTCCGAGCGCGCTGCCGAGGCGACCGTCGTCGTCGAGGACCTCGACCGTGTCCGCGCCGCCGCTCTGCGCCTCGAGCACCACCGCGGAGCGTGGCGCGTCGTCGCCTTCGTCCTCGGCTGA
- the secA gene encoding preprotein translocase subunit SecA — MAAILEKVLRFGEGRILKKLSNVAKQVNALEESFREFSDEELREETARFKARLADGETLDDLLPEAFAAVREASRRTLGQRHFDVQLMGGAALHLGNIAEMKTGEGKTLVATLPAYLNALSGKGVHVVTVNDYLAQYQSELMGRVYRFLGLTTGCILSSMTPAERREQYAADITYGTNNEFGFDYLRDNMAWSTEELVQRGHNFAIVDEVDSILIDEARTPLIISGPSSGDANKWYSEFAKIARRLTPGEDYEVDEKKRTVGVLEPGIAKVEDHLGIDNLYESLNTPLIGFLNNAIKAKELFKRDKDYVVLKGEVLIVDEHTGRILPGRRYNEGMHQAIEAKEGVAIKAENQTLATVTLQNYFRLYAKLSGMTGTADTEAAEFQGTYKLGVVPIPTNRPMQRVDQSDLVYKTEAGKFSQVVADIVERHAKGQPVLVGTTSVEKSELLSGLLKKQGVPHEVLNAKQHEREARVVAMAGRKGAVTVATNMAGRGTDIMLGGNAEFLAVDEMEKRGLDPAENPEEYEAVWPEVLEAAQSAVKAEHDEVVSLGGLYVLGTERHESRRIDNQLRGRSGRQGDPGESRFYLSMEDDLMRLFSSGLAEQMMTRAGFPDDMPLESKMVSRAIASAQGQVEARNFEIRKNVLKYDDVLSRQREVIYAERRRVLEGEDLGDQIQHFIDDVVTGYVDVATAGGTNDEWDLDTLWTALRGVFPISITVDELLEEVGGKHMLTRDRLLEEVLSDAHVAYSKREELLGAENMRQLERRVVLSVLDRKWREHLYEMDYLKEGIGLRAMAQRDPLIEYQREGYQLFAAMTDGIKEESVGFLFNLEVKVADETDDEVELEIDVEGAVEGDGEDVDVEETPRKKAPKLVAKGLDGPERRVPLQYSAPSVDGDSAVAQEAGGAVSGNREERRRAAREAKKKR, encoded by the coding sequence GTGGCTGCGATCCTCGAGAAGGTCCTTCGCTTCGGCGAGGGGCGCATCCTCAAGAAGCTGTCCAATGTGGCGAAGCAGGTGAACGCCCTCGAGGAGAGCTTCCGGGAGTTCAGCGACGAGGAGCTGCGCGAGGAGACCGCCCGCTTCAAGGCACGTCTCGCCGACGGTGAGACGCTCGACGACCTGCTGCCGGAGGCGTTCGCGGCCGTCCGTGAGGCGTCGCGCCGCACGCTCGGCCAGCGGCACTTCGACGTCCAGCTCATGGGTGGGGCCGCGCTCCACCTGGGCAACATCGCCGAGATGAAGACCGGTGAGGGCAAGACGCTCGTCGCGACCCTGCCCGCCTACCTCAACGCGCTGTCGGGCAAGGGCGTGCACGTCGTCACGGTCAACGACTACCTCGCGCAGTACCAGAGCGAGCTCATGGGCCGCGTCTACCGGTTCCTCGGCCTGACGACCGGCTGCATCCTGTCGTCGATGACGCCGGCAGAGCGCCGCGAGCAGTACGCGGCCGACATCACGTACGGCACGAACAACGAGTTCGGCTTCGACTACCTGCGCGACAACATGGCGTGGTCGACCGAGGAGCTCGTGCAGCGCGGCCACAACTTCGCGATCGTCGACGAGGTCGACTCGATCCTCATCGACGAGGCGCGCACGCCGCTCATCATCTCCGGCCCGTCGTCCGGCGACGCGAACAAGTGGTACAGCGAGTTCGCCAAGATCGCCCGCCGCCTGACGCCGGGCGAGGACTACGAGGTCGACGAGAAGAAGCGCACCGTCGGCGTCCTCGAGCCGGGCATCGCCAAGGTCGAGGACCACCTCGGCATCGACAACCTCTACGAGTCGCTCAACACCCCGCTGATCGGGTTCCTCAACAACGCGATCAAGGCGAAGGAGCTGTTCAAGCGCGACAAGGACTACGTCGTCCTCAAGGGCGAGGTCCTGATCGTCGACGAGCACACCGGCCGCATCCTGCCGGGCCGCCGCTACAACGAGGGCATGCACCAGGCCATCGAGGCCAAGGAGGGCGTGGCCATCAAGGCCGAGAACCAGACGCTCGCCACGGTCACGCTGCAGAACTACTTCCGTCTGTACGCGAAGCTCTCGGGCATGACGGGTACCGCCGACACCGAGGCGGCCGAGTTCCAGGGCACGTACAAGCTCGGCGTGGTGCCGATCCCGACGAACCGCCCGATGCAGCGCGTCGACCAGTCCGACCTCGTCTACAAGACGGAGGCCGGCAAGTTCAGCCAGGTCGTCGCCGACATCGTCGAGCGCCATGCGAAGGGCCAGCCGGTCCTCGTGGGCACGACGAGCGTCGAGAAGTCGGAGCTGCTCTCGGGCCTGCTCAAGAAGCAGGGTGTCCCGCACGAGGTCCTCAACGCGAAGCAGCACGAGCGCGAGGCGCGCGTCGTCGCGATGGCGGGCCGCAAGGGCGCCGTCACGGTCGCGACGAACATGGCCGGCCGTGGCACGGACATCATGCTCGGTGGTAACGCCGAGTTCCTCGCGGTCGACGAGATGGAGAAGCGCGGTCTCGACCCGGCCGAGAACCCGGAGGAGTACGAGGCCGTGTGGCCCGAGGTCCTCGAGGCCGCCCAGTCCGCGGTCAAGGCGGAGCACGACGAGGTCGTCTCGCTCGGCGGCCTCTACGTCCTGGGCACGGAGCGCCACGAGTCCCGCCGCATCGACAACCAGCTGCGCGGTCGTTCCGGCCGTCAGGGTGACCCGGGCGAGTCCCGGTTCTACCTGTCGATGGAGGACGACCTCATGCGCCTGTTCAGCTCGGGCCTCGCCGAGCAGATGATGACGCGTGCGGGCTTCCCCGACGACATGCCGCTCGAGTCCAAGATGGTCAGCCGCGCGATCGCGTCGGCGCAGGGCCAGGTCGAGGCGCGCAACTTCGAGATCCGCAAGAACGTCCTCAAGTACGACGACGTGCTGTCGCGTCAGCGCGAGGTCATCTACGCCGAGCGGCGCCGGGTCCTCGAGGGCGAGGACCTGGGTGACCAGATCCAGCACTTCATCGACGACGTCGTCACCGGGTACGTGGACGTGGCGACGGCTGGCGGCACGAACGACGAGTGGGACCTCGACACGCTGTGGACCGCGCTGCGCGGGGTGTTCCCGATCTCGATCACGGTCGACGAGCTGCTCGAGGAGGTCGGCGGCAAGCACATGCTGACACGCGATCGTCTGCTCGAGGAGGTCCTCTCGGACGCGCACGTCGCGTACTCGAAGCGTGAGGAGCTGCTCGGCGCGGAGAACATGCGTCAGCTCGAGCGTCGTGTCGTCCTGTCGGTCCTCGACCGCAAGTGGCGCGAGCACCTCTACGAGATGGACTACCTCAAGGAGGGCATCGGCCTGCGCGCGATGGCGCAGCGTGACCCCCTCATCGAGTACCAGCGCGAGGGCTACCAGCTGTTCGCCGCGATGACTGACGGGATCAAGGAGGAGTCGGTCGGCTTCCTCTTCAACCTCGAGGTCAAGGTCGCGGACGAGACGGACGACGAGGTCGAGCTCGAGATCGACGTCGAGGGCGCGGTCGAGGGCGACGGCGAGGACGTCGACGTCGAGGAGACGCCGCGCAAGAAGGCTCCGAAGCTCGTCGCGAAGGGTCTCGACGGCCCCGAGCGCCGCGTGCCGCTGCAGTACAGCGCGCCGTCGGTCGACGGCGACTCCGCTGTCGCGCAGGAGGCGGGCGGCGCGGTGTCGGGCAACCGTGAGGAGCGTCGTCGCGCGGCTCGCGAGGCGAAGAAGAAGCGCTGA
- a CDS encoding helix-turn-helix domain-containing protein has translation MSPRFMTLADVAEQLAIKSDQAYALVRSGELPAIQIGGRGQWRVEVDELEKFIARKYDEARQAREKARS, from the coding sequence ATGAGCCCGCGATTCATGACTCTCGCCGACGTGGCCGAGCAGCTGGCCATCAAGTCCGACCAGGCTTACGCCCTCGTGCGGTCGGGCGAGCTCCCCGCGATCCAGATCGGCGGGCGCGGCCAGTGGCGCGTCGAGGTCGACGAGCTCGAGAAGTTCATCGCGCGCAAGTACGACGAGGCACGCCAGGCGCGCGAGAAGGCGCGCAGCTGA